The Bacteroidales bacterium genomic sequence ACGGAAAGCTGTATAAACTTGGGGATGGACTACTCCTGGATCCTATTCCCCGGTTAGAAATATTGCTATATTGATGTTTTTTAGCATAACTAGCTGCAAACCAATTGTTTATACAGCATATTAAATGTTATGAGCTGCCCATTATTCGCTAAAGAGGGAATGTACTTCTTCTTTTAGTTTGGGCAAATGATTGATTACAATACTCCAAATTAAATCATCGGATACTTTATCATATCCATGGATAATTCTATTTCGCGTACCAATGATTTTTTCGGCATTTTCAAGCTGGAAGTCATTGTCCTTCCTGCGAATTCTATAGACGGCTTCACCTATTATTTCCAGATTTCGCTCGACTGCTCTTTTTGTTTTAATGTCTCTTAAATACTCCTCAAATTTTCGGGGTTTGTCTTCATAATAACTTTCAATCTCATTTATGGATTGTAAGATATCATAAAGCCATGTTTTTATATCATTATCCATAAATTTGCTTTTTTGAGGAGTTAATTGATTGACGAAGGTAGGGATTTTTAATGGCTTTTTCCTCAAGGAGATCAATCTGTCTGTTCAAAAGATCTTCCAAAGATTTCTTTAGATCA encodes the following:
- a CDS encoding DUF86 domain-containing protein, which translates into the protein MDNDIKTWLYDILQSINEIESYYEDKPRKFEEYLRDIKTKRAVERNLEIIGEAVYRIRRKDNDFQLENAEKIIGTRNRIIHGYDKVSDDLIWSIVINHLPKLKEEVHSLFSE